The Desulfovibrio sp. G11 region TTGAATCCGCCTCTTGAAGAATACTATAATGTAATTGCTGGGGCGACAGCTTTTTTAGGTGGCGATACAGGCCCAACGCACATGGCCGTTGCTTTGAATATTCCAACGGCAATTATTTTGGGTGGCGGACATTACGACTACTATCTCCCATACCCCAAAAAAATAAATCCTGATTTAAAAAACATTAGGTATATCCAATCAATACAGCCATGCTATGGTTGCGATTGGCTATGTACGCAAAATCCCAAAAATTTTATGTGTTGTATACATAATATTAGGTCTTCTGACGCAATAGCAATGCTAGAGGACCTATTAGATGGGTTTTCATAGAGTGGCTCATCGTTAAGTGCATAAATTACGACATATTTATTTATGCGCAAAGGCATTTTCACAGCAGGAGGCTTTATGCAAACTGATAGCCACGGAACATGCAATCCTTTGACTATTGCCGGACTCCCAACATCTGGGAAGTCAACGATCGCAGCCCTACTGGACGGACATAGCTCTGTAATAACGGGCCATAATCTTTTTTTTCATGATTGTGTTTCTTGCTTCCTTCCAGAACTTCACTCGCGCTATGATGATCCAAGCACAGTTGTTGCAGAAAGTATGGGATACTCTAAGCGCAGTTATTTTTTACGCATGATGCTCATTAAGCATAGTTCATTTTACTTTACAATTGAAAATCTACTCAACTCTA contains the following coding sequences:
- a CDS encoding glycosyltransferase family 9 protein, which gives rise to MNPPLEEYYNVIAGATAFLGGDTGPTHMAVALNIPTAIILGGGHYDYYLPYPKKINPDLKNIRYIQSIQPCYGCDWLCTQNPKNFMCCIHNIRSSDAIAMLEDLLDGFS